Proteins from a single region of Candidatus Hydrogenedentota bacterium:
- the rsmD gene encoding 16S rRNA (guanine(966)-N(2))-methyltransferase RsmD, with product MRIIAGTMRGQRLEAPSGDRVRPTLDRVRESLFNILAPRMEGATFLDLYAGSGANGIEALSRGASRAVFIDNHPESARCIRKNLATTKCEDRGACMSYRLPEDIRRIPGTFSLIFADPPFDFTDYGALLEGISAADLLAPGGQLIVEHGFKTDLPETVGRFQRLQERRYGKTELTFYA from the coding sequence ATGCGGATAATCGCGGGCACGATGCGGGGCCAACGGCTGGAGGCCCCCTCGGGGGACCGGGTTCGGCCTACGCTGGACCGGGTGCGGGAGTCGTTGTTCAACATTCTGGCGCCGCGCATGGAGGGTGCGACTTTTCTTGACCTCTATGCCGGCAGTGGCGCGAATGGCATCGAAGCGCTGAGCCGGGGCGCTTCCCGTGCGGTGTTCATCGATAATCATCCCGAGTCCGCGCGCTGTATCCGCAAGAATCTTGCGACAACCAAGTGTGAAGATCGTGGCGCCTGCATGAGTTACAGGCTTCCGGAGGACATTCGTCGGATTCCGGGGACCTTTTCGCTGATCTTTGCGGATCCTCCCTTCGACTTCACCGACTACGGGGCGCTCCTGGAGGGGATTTCGGCGGCGGACTTGCTGGCGCCGGGCGGTCAACTTATTGTGGAGCATGGCTTCAAGACAGACTTGCCAGAGACGGTGGGGCGATTTCAGCGGCTTCAGGAACGTCGATACGGGAAAACGGAGCTTACGTTTTACGCTTGA
- a CDS encoding potassium transporter Kup, with the protein MKHSNHHNHNSILPLTLGALGVVYGDIGTSPLYTIKEALGGPHGFGVSSGNVLGVLSLIFWALVIVVTIKYVLYVLRADNGGEGGILALMALVSRREGKSNLGERTVLVALGIFGAALLYGDGTITPAITVLSAVEGLEVATHLFEPYIVPIAIVILVGLFLIQRHGTARIGKLFGPFILLWFAAIGLLGARAIVSAPGVLLALNPWYALHFISEYGLHGLMILGTVFLAVTGGEALYADMGHFGRVPIQLGWIAVAMPALVLNYFGQGAVLLNQPEKISNPFYALTPDFLLYPMVVLSTLAAIIASQAIITGAFSLTRQAVMLGFLPRMRILHTSSAEIGQIYVPVINFLLMLATIGLVLGFGSSSNLAAAYGVAVTTTMLITTLLLMYVMRERWNWSPLHIACVAGPFILIDFAFWVATMTKVPHGGWFPLLAAMLIYAVMGTWRMGRKALSERFKNRTLAIDKFVESVFMHGHRPKSVDGAAVFMSGTPNVAPVVLLHNLKYNKIVHDKTVVLSIVIEERSHVPDEERVEVQELGYGFFSITAHYGFMESPHVFDILDLAAKKGVQFDRRTTGFYLGRESILIGEKSSLRRWRGQLFATMSRLAQAPTAFYGIPPNQVVELGVQIEL; encoded by the coding sequence ATGAAACATTCCAACCACCATAACCACAACTCCATCCTCCCCCTGACCCTCGGCGCCCTCGGCGTTGTCTACGGGGACATCGGAACCAGCCCGCTCTACACCATTAAAGAGGCCCTCGGCGGACCCCACGGCTTCGGTGTGTCCAGCGGCAATGTGCTCGGGGTTCTCTCCCTGATCTTCTGGGCGCTGGTTATCGTCGTAACCATCAAGTATGTACTCTATGTACTTCGGGCCGACAACGGCGGCGAGGGCGGTATTCTCGCCCTCATGGCCCTCGTATCCCGCCGCGAAGGGAAATCGAACTTGGGGGAACGGACCGTGCTTGTTGCCCTGGGCATCTTCGGGGCCGCGCTTCTCTACGGCGACGGCACCATCACGCCCGCCATCACGGTTCTGAGTGCGGTCGAAGGACTCGAAGTGGCCACCCACCTCTTTGAACCCTATATCGTGCCCATCGCCATCGTGATCCTCGTCGGGCTCTTTCTGATTCAGCGCCATGGCACCGCCCGCATCGGCAAGCTCTTCGGTCCCTTCATCCTTCTGTGGTTTGCCGCTATCGGCCTCCTCGGCGCCCGCGCGATTGTCTCCGCTCCCGGCGTCCTCCTCGCCTTGAATCCCTGGTACGCCCTGCACTTCATCTCCGAGTACGGCCTGCACGGCCTCATGATTCTCGGCACCGTATTCCTGGCCGTGACCGGCGGTGAAGCCCTCTATGCGGATATGGGCCACTTCGGTCGCGTCCCCATTCAATTGGGCTGGATTGCCGTTGCCATGCCCGCCCTCGTGCTCAACTACTTCGGGCAGGGCGCCGTGCTCCTGAACCAACCGGAGAAGATATCGAATCCATTCTACGCCCTCACCCCCGATTTCCTCCTCTATCCCATGGTGGTCCTTTCCACCCTCGCCGCCATCATCGCTTCCCAGGCCATTATCACCGGCGCATTTTCGCTCACGCGACAGGCCGTCATGCTCGGGTTCCTGCCGCGCATGCGCATCCTTCATACTTCCAGCGCGGAAATTGGTCAGATATACGTCCCCGTGATCAATTTTCTGCTCATGCTCGCCACTATCGGACTCGTCCTCGGTTTCGGCTCCTCCAGCAACCTGGCTGCGGCCTATGGCGTCGCCGTTACAACCACCATGCTGATCACCACGCTCTTGCTCATGTACGTCATGCGCGAACGGTGGAACTGGTCCCCCCTCCATATCGCTTGTGTTGCGGGTCCCTTTATCCTCATTGACTTCGCCTTCTGGGTCGCCACGATGACCAAAGTCCCCCACGGCGGATGGTTTCCGCTCCTCGCCGCCATGCTCATCTACGCCGTCATGGGCACCTGGCGCATGGGGCGCAAGGCCCTGTCGGAACGTTTCAAAAACCGTACCCTGGCCATCGACAAGTTCGTGGAAAGCGTCTTCATGCACGGACACCGTCCCAAGAGTGTTGATGGCGCGGCCGTCTTCATGTCGGGCACGCCGAATGTCGCCCCCGTGGTGCTGCTACACAACCTCAAATATAACAAGATCGTCCACGACAAGACCGTCGTGCTCTCCATAGTAATCGAAGAGCGTTCCCATGTACCCGACGAGGAGCGTGTGGAAGTCCAGGAACTCGGTTATGGCTTTTTCAGCATCACGGCCCACTACGGGTTCATGGAATCCCCCCATGTTTTCGATATTCTGGACCTCGCCGCGAAGAAGGGAGTCCAGTTTGACCGGCGCACCACCGGGTTCTATCTGGGGCGGGAAAGTATCCTAATAGGAGAGAAGTCCTCCCTCAGACGCTGGCGGGGACAACTCTTTGCCACCATGTCGCGCCTGGCCCAGGCACCCACGGCCTTCTACGGCATTCCGCCCAACCAGGTTGTGGAGCTGGGGGTGCAAATCGAATTGTAA
- a CDS encoding sodium/solute symporter (Members of the Solute:Sodium Symporter (SSS), TC 2.A.21 as described in tcdb.org, catalyze solute:Na+ symport. Known solutes for members of the family include sugars, amino acids, nucleosides, inositols, vitamins, urea or anions, depending on the system.), giving the protein MEDFVQLHFIDYVIIGVYMVGTLALGFFTTKYIGNAEDFFVSGKSLPFWAIGFSIVVSDIGATDFVAVAGAAFRHGVSAANFDWMGSMPAMVFAAFIFVPYFWRTGVFTIPEFLGRRYNTAVQFINATIWAVVLFLGLAIMLWVTADKLMYTILGWDPWFCVILMATVTGLYTFSGGMTAVVFTDVVQLIVMYVGGLGLLALSLWEVGGWGELQTKILAKGPEFQHHFTILLPHDTTGPFPWTGIVFGLGIVMAVAYMSGNQVIVQRTLGARTEWDAKAGMLTGGFLKAFIPLMVALPGLCALVLLPELTMDDADRAVPAMIRELLPSGLRGLMFAALFAALMSSISGTLNSATTIFITDIWGQIRKWKGKPNYTERQALNMGRGFTAAMIIISAVFCKVIADRDSIYVFSQTILSMFQGPCFAILLLGIVWPRANQWGGLAGLALGVPFCFVLNNTPGLFTSENPFLFVAWWSFIFSMIVTIVVSLLTPKDPEEKLRGLTWSSVVHSDEAQDALEGRNS; this is encoded by the coding sequence ATGGAAGATTTTGTCCAACTCCACTTTATAGACTACGTCATCATCGGCGTCTATATGGTCGGCACCCTGGCCCTCGGCTTTTTCACCACGAAGTACATCGGGAACGCCGAGGATTTCTTTGTTTCGGGTAAGTCGCTCCCCTTCTGGGCCATCGGCTTCTCCATTGTCGTGAGCGACATCGGCGCGACGGACTTCGTGGCGGTGGCGGGCGCGGCCTTCCGACACGGCGTATCGGCGGCAAACTTCGACTGGATGGGCTCCATGCCCGCGATGGTGTTTGCGGCCTTCATATTCGTACCTTATTTCTGGCGCACGGGCGTGTTTACCATTCCCGAGTTCCTGGGCCGTCGCTACAACACCGCTGTGCAGTTCATTAACGCCACCATCTGGGCGGTCGTACTTTTCCTCGGCCTCGCCATCATGCTGTGGGTGACGGCGGACAAGCTTATGTACACGATCCTCGGCTGGGATCCGTGGTTCTGCGTGATTCTGATGGCCACGGTGACGGGTCTCTATACGTTCTCCGGTGGCATGACGGCAGTGGTCTTCACCGACGTCGTGCAGCTCATTGTGATGTATGTTGGCGGCCTCGGCCTGCTCGCCCTCTCCCTGTGGGAAGTGGGTGGCTGGGGCGAACTCCAAACGAAGATTCTGGCCAAAGGTCCCGAATTCCAGCATCACTTCACCATCCTGCTGCCCCACGATACCACAGGGCCCTTCCCATGGACGGGTATCGTATTCGGCCTGGGCATCGTGATGGCCGTGGCCTACATGAGCGGCAACCAGGTCATCGTCCAGCGCACCCTGGGCGCCCGCACCGAATGGGACGCCAAGGCGGGCATGTTGACCGGCGGCTTCCTGAAGGCCTTCATCCCGCTGATGGTGGCGCTGCCCGGCCTCTGCGCGCTGGTGCTGTTGCCCGAACTTACGATGGATGACGCGGACCGCGCGGTGCCCGCCATGATTCGCGAGCTGCTGCCGTCCGGCTTGCGCGGGCTGATGTTCGCCGCGCTGTTCGCCGCGCTCATGTCGAGTATTTCCGGCACACTCAATTCGGCGACGACCATCTTCATCACCGACATCTGGGGCCAGATCCGCAAGTGGAAAGGCAAACCCAACTACACCGAGCGCCAGGCGCTGAACATGGGCCGGGGCTTCACGGCGGCGATGATCATCATCTCGGCGGTGTTCTGCAAGGTGATTGCGGATCGCGACAGTATCTATGTGTTCTCGCAGACGATTTTGAGCATGTTCCAGGGTCCGTGCTTCGCCATCCTGCTGCTGGGGATCGTCTGGCCGCGCGCGAATCAGTGGGGCGGCCTCGCGGGCCTCGCACTCGGCGTGCCCTTCTGCTTCGTGCTGAACAACACCCCCGGGCTGTTCACATCGGAAAATCCCTTCCTGTTTGTCGCCTGGTGGTCGTTCATCTTCTCCATGATTGTCACCATCGTGGTGAGTCTGCTGACCCCGAAGGATCCCGAAGAAAAGCTTCGCGGTCTGACCTGGAGTTCCGTGGTACACAGTGACGAGGCGCAGGACGCACTTGAAGGGAGGAATTCCTGA
- a CDS encoding pirin family protein: MLTIRRANERGHADHGWLDSHHTFSFANYYDPKHMGFRSLRVLNDDIIQGGGGFPFHAHDNMEIFSYVTEGALEHKDSMGNGSVLRRGDVQLMSAGTGVQHSEFNHLNDAPTHLYQIWIRPAQKGLEPNYQERHYADVELADQLKVIVSPDGRDGSLVIRQDATIYAGRLAEGTTATLEVARERHIWVQVLSGSVTVDGEALDAGDAAARAEAGRLEITASTDTEVLVFDLN, encoded by the coding sequence ATGCTCACTATCCGCCGCGCCAACGAAAGGGGCCATGCCGACCACGGCTGGCTCGATTCGCACCACACCTTCTCCTTCGCCAATTACTACGACCCGAAGCACATGGGCTTTCGCTCGCTCCGCGTGTTGAACGACGATATCATCCAGGGTGGGGGAGGTTTCCCCTTCCACGCCCACGACAACATGGAAATCTTCTCCTATGTGACCGAGGGCGCGCTGGAGCACAAGGACAGCATGGGTAATGGGTCCGTGCTGCGCCGGGGCGACGTGCAGTTGATGTCGGCTGGTACGGGTGTACAGCATTCGGAGTTCAACCATTTAAACGACGCGCCCACGCACCTCTACCAGATCTGGATCCGGCCCGCGCAGAAGGGGCTGGAGCCGAACTACCAGGAGCGGCACTACGCTGACGTGGAGCTGGCGGACCAACTCAAGGTGATCGTATCGCCCGACGGACGGGATGGCTCGCTGGTGATCCGGCAGGACGCCACGATCTATGCCGGTCGCCTGGCAGAGGGCACGACCGCAACGCTGGAGGTTGCCAGGGAGCGGCATATCTGGGTTCAGGTGCTCTCCGGTAGCGTGACGGTCGACGGCGAAGCGCTGGATGCGGGCGACGCCGCAGCGCGCGCCGAAGCGGGGCGCTTGGAGATCACGGCGTCAACGGATACCGAGGTGTTGGTGTTCGATTTGAACTAG
- the nrdR gene encoding transcriptional repressor NrdR — MRCPFCNDTNGRVVDSRSSKEGDAIRRRRECLKCGRRFTTYERIEEVAQMVIKKDGRRENFDRWKLKSGILKAVEKRPIGLEQVDALIDEVERELFNSTDHEVNTDAVGEAVMIKLKKLDEVAYVRFASVYRQFKDLNEFMGELKSMLT; from the coding sequence ATGCGTTGTCCCTTTTGTAATGATACCAACGGTCGTGTCGTAGACTCTCGATCATCCAAGGAAGGCGACGCGATACGCCGCCGCCGTGAATGCCTCAAGTGTGGTCGTCGATTTACCACCTATGAGCGCATTGAAGAAGTGGCGCAGATGGTCATCAAGAAGGATGGACGGCGCGAGAACTTTGATCGCTGGAAGCTCAAGAGCGGTATATTGAAGGCGGTGGAGAAGCGACCGATCGGCTTGGAGCAGGTGGACGCGCTCATCGATGAGGTCGAGCGCGAGCTTTTCAATTCGACCGATCATGAAGTCAACACCGACGCCGTGGGCGAGGCGGTGATGATCAAGCTGAAGAAGCTGGATGAAGTGGCCTACGTGCGCTTTGCGTCGGTCTATCGTCAATTCAAAGATCTGAACGAGTTTATGGGCGAGCTCAAGAGCATGTTGACCTGA
- the argF gene encoding ornithine carbamoyltransferase encodes MVKDFISLADFSRDEIVAFLDLADDLKAKQRNRIPHRLLEGKTLAMIFEKPSLRTRVTFHTGMFQLGGDSVLIETTLGARESVPDVARNLARWVDGIMARTFRHSDVIQLAEYASVPVINALTDMLHPCQILADAQAIREHKGRDLSSLKLAFVGDGNNVFHSWAMFAARVPINLTLVCPPGYEPSEKIVAQARSQAEGQIEITHDVQSGVKDADAVYTDVWASMGQEKETIERERAFAAYQVNDALMSLAKKDALFMHCLPAHRGSEVTDSVMDSPNSIVFDQAENRLHAQKAVLATLMA; translated from the coding sequence ATGGTAAAAGACTTTATCTCCCTGGCCGACTTCAGCCGGGACGAGATCGTGGCCTTTCTGGACCTGGCGGACGATCTGAAGGCGAAACAGCGCAACCGGATTCCCCATCGCCTGCTGGAGGGGAAGACGTTGGCCATGATTTTTGAGAAGCCCAGCCTGCGCACGCGCGTCACCTTCCACACGGGCATGTTCCAGCTTGGCGGTGATTCGGTGCTCATTGAGACGACGCTGGGCGCCCGGGAGTCGGTGCCCGATGTGGCGCGCAATCTTGCGCGCTGGGTGGATGGCATCATGGCGCGAACCTTCCGCCATTCCGATGTGATCCAGCTTGCGGAATACGCTTCCGTTCCCGTTATCAACGCGCTGACGGACATGCTGCACCCCTGCCAGATTCTGGCGGACGCACAGGCAATTCGCGAGCACAAGGGCCGGGACTTGAGCAGCCTGAAACTGGCCTTTGTCGGCGATGGCAATAACGTTTTCCATTCATGGGCCATGTTTGCCGCGCGTGTTCCGATTAATCTGACGTTGGTGTGCCCTCCCGGCTATGAGCCCAGCGAGAAGATCGTGGCCCAGGCCCGCAGTCAGGCGGAAGGCCAGATCGAGATCACCCACGACGTCCAATCGGGCGTGAAGGACGCCGACGCCGTCTATACCGACGTGTGGGCGAGCATGGGGCAGGAAAAGGAGACTATCGAGCGCGAGCGCGCCTTTGCCGCCTACCAGGTGAACGACGCCCTAATGTCGCTCGCAAAGAAGGATGCCCTGTTCATGCACTGCCTGCCTGCCCATCGCGGCAGTGAAGTAACCGACAGCGTGATGGATTCGCCGAACTCGATCGTTTTCGATCAGGCGGAGAATCGCCTGCATGCGCAGAAGGCCGTGCTGGCGACATTGATGGCCTAG
- a CDS encoding argininosuccinate synthase encodes MAKDIKKIVLAYSGGLDTSIILKWLQETYQADVVAYIADVGQGEETEPARVKAVATGASEVFVSDLKREFVRDFVFPTMRSNAIYEGTYLLGTSVARPVIAKEQIRILRETGADAVAHGATGKGNDQVRFELTCLAMEPSVRIIAPWRDPKWTLNSREKMVAYAEQHGIDVPASKREKAPYSMDRNLLHISYEGGVLEDPWNEPSEDMFLLSVDPRRAPDEPTYVEIDFEQGYPVAVNGVRMEPEVLLAELNKLGGANGVGRVDLVENRFVGMKSRGVYETPGGTILYAAHRAVESLTMDREVMLQRDQLSPKIAQLIYNGFWFSPEFDALQTFVNKSQENVTGTARIRLYKGNCTVVGRKALKSLYDEKITTFEEDEGAYNQMDATGFINLNALRLRVRNRAGLFND; translated from the coding sequence ATGGCAAAAGACATCAAGAAAATCGTACTGGCCTACTCCGGCGGCCTCGACACCTCTATTATTCTCAAGTGGCTTCAGGAAACCTATCAGGCGGACGTTGTGGCCTATATCGCCGATGTGGGCCAGGGCGAGGAGACCGAACCCGCGCGCGTGAAGGCGGTTGCCACCGGCGCCTCCGAAGTCTTCGTGAGCGACCTGAAGCGCGAGTTTGTTCGTGATTTCGTGTTCCCCACGATGCGATCCAACGCCATCTATGAAGGCACGTACCTGCTGGGCACGAGCGTGGCGCGTCCTGTCATCGCCAAGGAGCAAATTCGGATCCTGCGCGAGACCGGTGCGGACGCGGTGGCCCACGGCGCGACCGGCAAGGGCAACGATCAGGTTCGATTCGAGCTCACCTGTCTCGCCATGGAGCCCAGCGTTCGTATTATCGCCCCCTGGCGCGACCCGAAGTGGACGCTGAACAGCCGGGAAAAGATGGTGGCCTATGCGGAACAGCACGGCATTGACGTGCCGGCGTCCAAGCGCGAAAAAGCCCCCTACTCCATGGACCGCAATCTGCTTCACATCTCTTACGAGGGCGGCGTGCTGGAAGATCCATGGAACGAGCCGAGTGAAGACATGTTCCTGCTTTCGGTGGACCCGCGCCGTGCTCCCGACGAGCCCACCTACGTCGAAATCGATTTCGAGCAGGGTTATCCGGTCGCCGTGAACGGCGTGCGTATGGAGCCGGAAGTTCTGCTGGCGGAGCTCAACAAACTCGGAGGCGCGAATGGCGTCGGCCGTGTGGACCTGGTCGAGAACCGCTTCGTGGGCATGAAGTCCCGCGGCGTCTACGAGACGCCCGGCGGCACAATCCTGTATGCCGCGCACCGCGCCGTTGAATCGCTCACCATGGATCGCGAAGTCATGCTTCAGCGCGACCAGCTCTCCCCGAAGATCGCTCAGCTTATATACAACGGCTTCTGGTTCTCGCCCGAATTCGACGCGCTCCAGACTTTCGTAAACAAGAGCCAGGAGAACGTTACCGGCACAGCGCGCATCCGCCTCTACAAGGGAAATTGCACGGTCGTCGGCCGGAAGGCGCTGAAGTCGCTCTATGATGAGAAGATCACAACGTTTGAAGAAGACGAAGGCGCCTACAACCAGATGGACGCCACGGGTTTCATCAACTTGAACGCCCTCCGGCTTCGCGTGCGCAACCGCGCGGGGCTCTTCAACGACTGA
- a CDS encoding DinB family protein codes for MSNTKIQLYTEMLEGARKHTLQVAEGVPEGKRFKQLQEGKATPAWLVGHLANTMNVLVVMFILEGDSLLTKEQGNTFAPDFAGGKAPTENQDEYPAWDEIIALYNKVFDAAIAGLSKLDDNALPNQLSSKMPDRLRDYFSSVEVTLGFMVSHDAYHRGQIGLLAKLN; via the coding sequence ATGTCCAACACGAAGATTCAGCTCTACACCGAAATGCTCGAGGGCGCCCGCAAACACACGCTTCAGGTTGCCGAAGGCGTGCCCGAGGGCAAGCGATTCAAGCAACTCCAGGAAGGCAAGGCCACACCCGCCTGGCTCGTCGGCCACCTGGCCAACACCATGAACGTCCTCGTGGTCATGTTCATCCTCGAAGGCGACTCCCTCCTCACCAAAGAGCAGGGCAACACCTTCGCCCCCGACTTCGCCGGTGGAAAAGCCCCAACGGAAAACCAGGACGAATACCCTGCCTGGGACGAGATCATCGCGCTCTACAACAAGGTCTTTGACGCGGCCATCGCGGGGCTCTCGAAGCTCGACGACAACGCCCTGCCCAATCAACTCTCCAGCAAAATGCCCGACCGCCTGCGCGACTACTTCTCCTCCGTCGAAGTGACCCTCGGCTTCATGGTCAGCCACGACGCCTACCATCGTGGCCAGATCGGCCTCCTCGCCAAACTGAATTGA
- a CDS encoding neutral/alkaline non-lysosomal ceramidase N-terminal domain-containing protein has product MASVVITPDLPVPLVGYGGRDKPFQGVDIDIFVKALAFEDDAGERGVIITGDLVGFQAIFFEDSCKRIMEESGLTRAQIMLNASHNHTGPLMSLNPDVNGNVAYAPFSDAASAENVVKYTRVLQQKVVTVALEALERLAPAMLAWGVDRVEFPMNRREVTPEGVWMKPNPNGPTDKRVPVLRVTSPEGQTRALLIGCACHNTGFTGDNNIITGDYAGYAQEYLEQQFPGSTVLFASGCGADANPEPRSDIPGVRKLGRDLGEAVERALAKDVRTIEGKLRFVYEMTPLPLKKLTVEELQPYAARKTTENLMAKHMISVLEAGGTLPAYYDAPIAVWAFGDDLTLVGLPSESVAEYANRLYADLPNAPLWVSAYANDFFGYVPSAQIVREGGHETIGVTTYLWGKDLSTRAGFFSEDVERVMLETTKRLIGEVAGE; this is encoded by the coding sequence GTGGCTTCGGTCGTTATCACGCCCGACCTCCCCGTGCCGCTCGTAGGTTATGGCGGTCGGGACAAACCCTTCCAGGGGGTGGACATCGACATCTTCGTGAAGGCGCTGGCGTTTGAGGATGATGCTGGTGAGCGGGGCGTGATCATCACGGGCGATCTGGTGGGCTTTCAGGCGATCTTTTTTGAAGATTCCTGCAAGCGGATCATGGAGGAATCCGGGTTGACCCGCGCGCAGATCATGTTGAATGCGTCCCACAACCACACGGGGCCCTTGATGAGCCTGAATCCCGATGTGAACGGGAATGTGGCTTATGCACCGTTTTCGGATGCTGCGTCTGCGGAGAACGTGGTGAAGTACACCCGCGTGTTGCAGCAGAAGGTGGTCACAGTCGCGCTGGAAGCTCTGGAGCGTCTTGCGCCTGCGATGCTGGCCTGGGGCGTGGACCGGGTGGAGTTTCCCATGAACCGTCGCGAGGTGACGCCCGAGGGCGTGTGGATGAAGCCCAACCCGAATGGCCCGACGGACAAGCGCGTGCCCGTGCTGCGCGTGACGTCGCCCGAAGGCCAGACGCGCGCGCTGCTCATCGGCTGCGCCTGCCATAACACGGGCTTCACCGGGGACAACAATATCATCACAGGCGACTACGCGGGCTATGCGCAGGAATATCTGGAGCAGCAGTTCCCCGGGTCCACGGTGCTCTTCGCATCGGGCTGCGGGGCGGATGCGAATCCCGAGCCGCGAAGCGATATTCCCGGTGTGCGCAAACTGGGGAGAGACCTGGGTGAGGCGGTGGAGCGTGCGCTGGCGAAGGATGTGCGAACGATCGAGGGCAAGCTCCGCTTCGTGTATGAAATGACGCCGCTGCCCCTGAAGAAACTGACCGTGGAGGAATTGCAGCCCTATGCGGCGCGCAAGACCACGGAAAACCTCATGGCCAAGCACATGATCAGCGTGCTGGAAGCAGGCGGGACCTTGCCGGCGTACTACGATGCGCCCATCGCCGTATGGGCCTTTGGCGACGATCTCACGCTGGTGGGCCTGCCGAGCGAGAGCGTGGCGGAGTATGCCAATCGGCTCTACGCTGATTTGCCCAATGCGCCGCTCTGGGTATCGGCCTATGCGAATGACTTCTTCGGGTATGTGCCCAGCGCGCAGATCGTGCGCGAGGGGGGACACGAGACCATCGGCGTGACCACTTACCTCTGGGGCAAAGACTTGAGCACCCGTGCGGGCTTCTTTTCAGAGGATGTGGAGCGGGTGATGCTGGAGACCACGAAGCGGCTGATTGGGGAGGTGGCGGGGGAGTAG
- a CDS encoding DinB family protein translates to MNNPKMSVLIELLKQARAQTLKAAHDVPESHRFKQLQAEKATPIWLLGHLSRTMDRVILEYMLQESQVLSDEDRQRFAPSMAGGTPPTSNPEDYPAWDAVVALYETASAQAIEKLSALADTDWDKPLPGEMTPAYRELFPTIGAALQRVINHDAYHRGQIGLLSKLN, encoded by the coding sequence ATGAACAACCCCAAAATGTCCGTTCTTATCGAGTTGCTCAAACAAGCACGGGCGCAAACCCTCAAAGCCGCCCACGATGTGCCCGAATCCCATCGATTTAAACAGCTTCAGGCGGAAAAGGCCACGCCCATCTGGCTCCTCGGCCATCTCTCGCGCACGATGGACCGCGTCATCCTCGAATACATGCTGCAGGAGTCCCAGGTCCTGAGCGACGAGGATCGCCAGCGATTCGCCCCCTCCATGGCGGGCGGCACACCCCCGACCAGCAATCCAGAGGATTACCCCGCTTGGGACGCGGTCGTCGCCCTCTACGAGACCGCCAGCGCACAGGCGATTGAAAAATTAAGCGCGCTCGCCGACACGGATTGGGACAAGCCCCTGCCCGGCGAAATGACGCCCGCCTACCGCGAACTGTTCCCCACCATTGGGGCCGCCCTCCAGCGGGTCATCAACCACGACGCCTACCACCGGGGACAAATCGGCCTGCTCAGCAAACTGAACTGA